Proteins from one Prinia subflava isolate CZ2003 ecotype Zambia chromosome 4, Cam_Psub_1.2, whole genome shotgun sequence genomic window:
- the UBE2N gene encoding ubiquitin-conjugating enzyme E2 N, with protein MAGLPRRIIKETQRLLAEPVPGIKAEPDESNARYFHVVIAGPQDSPFEGGTFKLELFLPEEYPMAAPKVRFMTKIYHPNVDKLGRICLDILKDKWSPALQIRTVLLSIQALLSAPNPDDPLANDVAEQWKTNEAQAIETARAWTRLYAMNNI; from the exons ATGGCCGGGCTGCCCCGCAGGATCATCAAG GAAACCCAGCGCTTGCTGGCGGAGCCAGTCCCTGGGATAAAAGCGGAGCCGGATGAAAGCAACGCACGCTATTTTCATGTGGTCATTGCAGGTCCACAGGATTCCCCCTTTGAGGGTGGGACATTTAAACTTGAACTATTCCTTCCAGAAGAATATCCAATGGCAGCTCCTAAAGTACGTTTCATGACCAAAATTTACCATCCTAATGTAGACAAGCTGGGAAGAATATGTTTAGATATTTTGAAAG ATAAATGGTCCCCAGCTTTGCAGATTCGTACAGTTCTGCTATCAATCCAGGCTTTGTTAAGTGCTCCCAATCCAGACGATCCACTAGCAAATGATGTAGCTGAGCAATGGAAGACCAATGAAGCGCAAGCCATAGAAACAG cCAGAGCATGGACTAGGCTATATGCCATGAATAATATTTAA
- the MRPL42 gene encoding large ribosomal subunit protein mL42 — protein MAMSLRTAWSSLFWLRSVATCKQVPLQNGGVYHACHKSTYSVLPEDYNCKVELAVTSDLKTIVCYHPSLEIPYEHTKPIPRPDPVNNKEESLDQVLKSRLNEKELKNSRGPTIEELSKMFYTTKHRWYPVGQYHRRRKNPNPPKDR, from the exons ATGGCAATGTCACTTAGAACTGCATGGTCCAGCCTCTTTTGGCTGCGTTCAGTAGCAACCTGTAAGCAGGTCCCACTGCAGA ATGGAGGTGTGTATCATGCTTGCCATAAATCTACATACTCAGTTCTCCCTGAAGACTACAATTG CAAAGTGGAACTTGCAGTGACGTCCGATTTGAAGACAATTGTCTGCTACCACCCTTCGCTGGAAATTCCATACGAGCATACAAAA CCCATACCACGGCCAGATCCAGTGAATAATAAAGAAGAAAGCCTCGATCAAGTTTTAAAATCCAGATTGAATGAAAAGGAGCTAAAGAACAGTAGAGGTCCTACAATTGAAGAGCTCAGCAAAATGTTTTACACAACAAAACATCGCTGGTATCCTGTGGGACA gtatCACAGAAGACGCAAGAATCCTAATCCTCCTAAAGACCGATAA